One window from the genome of Variovorax sp. PAMC26660 encodes:
- the rplF gene encoding 50S ribosomal protein L6: protein MSRVGKMPITIPAGVDVSIKEDQISVKGTGGTLVLQRNALVKVVSNDGKLNFEPANESREANAMSGTIRQLVNNMVVGVTKGFEKKLNLVGVGFKAAASGAKLNLLVGYSHPVNIEMPQGITVTTATPTEILIKGADRQRVGQIAAEIRAVRPPEPYKGKGIRYSDEKIVIKETKKK, encoded by the coding sequence ATGTCCCGAGTAGGAAAAATGCCGATCACCATCCCCGCTGGCGTGGATGTGTCGATCAAGGAAGACCAGATCAGCGTGAAGGGCACGGGCGGCACGCTCGTCCTGCAACGCAATGCACTGGTCAAGGTCGTCAGCAATGACGGCAAGCTGAACTTCGAACCTGCCAACGAGTCGCGTGAAGCGAATGCGATGAGCGGCACGATCCGTCAGCTGGTGAACAACATGGTTGTTGGCGTGACCAAGGGCTTCGAGAAGAAGCTCAACCTGGTCGGCGTCGGCTTCAAGGCTGCGGCGTCTGGCGCCAAGCTGAATCTGCTGGTTGGTTACTCGCACCCGGTCAACATCGAAATGCCCCAAGGCATCACGGTGACCACCGCGACCCCGACCGAAATCCTGATCAAGGGCGCTGACCGTCAACGCGTTGGTCAAATCGCCGCTGAGATCCGCGCTGTTCGTCCGCCTGAGCCTTACAAGGGCAAGGGCATCCGTTATTCGGACGAGAAGATCGTGATCAAAGAGACCAAGAAGAAGTAA
- the rpsK gene encoding 30S ribosomal protein S11: MAKAPANNAAQRVRKKVRKNVADGIAHVHASFNNTIITITDRQGNALSWASSGGQGFKGSRKSTPFAAQVASEVAGRAAVEQGIKNLDVEIKGPGPGRESSVRALAALGIRINSIADVTPVPHNGCRPQKRRRI, encoded by the coding sequence ATGGCTAAAGCACCTGCAAACAACGCCGCACAGCGCGTTCGCAAGAAGGTTCGCAAGAACGTTGCGGACGGTATCGCCCACGTGCATGCCTCGTTCAACAACACCATCATCACGATCACCGATCGCCAGGGCAATGCCCTGTCGTGGGCTTCGTCGGGTGGCCAGGGCTTCAAGGGCTCGCGCAAGTCGACCCCGTTCGCTGCGCAGGTGGCTTCCGAAGTTGCCGGCCGTGCTGCTGTCGAACAAGGTATCAAGAACCTCGACGTCGAGATCAAGGGCCCCGGTCCTGGTCGCGAATCGTCGGTGCGCGCATTGGCTGCGCTCGGCATCCGGATCAATTCCATTGCCGACGTGACGCCCGTTCCGCACAACGGCTGCCGTCCCCAGAAGCGTCGCCGCATCTGA
- the rplE gene encoding 50S ribosomal protein L5, protein MARLQQQYREKIAKDLTEKFGYKSPMQVPRLTKITLNMGVGEAVADKKVLDNAVADLTKIAGQKPVVTKSKKAIAGFKIRENQPIGCMVTLRGVQMYEFLDRFVTIALPRVRDFRGISGRAFDGRGNYNIGVKEQIIFPEIEYDKVDALRGLNISITTTAKTDEEAKALLAGFRFPFKN, encoded by the coding sequence ATGGCACGTCTCCAACAACAGTATCGCGAAAAGATCGCGAAAGACCTGACGGAAAAGTTCGGCTACAAGTCGCCGATGCAGGTCCCCCGCCTCACCAAGATCACGCTCAACATGGGTGTGGGTGAAGCAGTCGCCGACAAGAAGGTTCTCGACAACGCCGTCGCCGACCTGACCAAGATCGCCGGCCAAAAGCCCGTGGTCACCAAGTCGAAGAAGGCTATCGCCGGTTTCAAGATCCGCGAAAACCAGCCGATCGGCTGCATGGTCACGCTGCGTGGCGTGCAGATGTATGAGTTCCTGGACCGTTTCGTGACCATCGCGCTGCCGCGTGTTCGCGACTTCCGCGGCATCTCTGGCCGTGCGTTCGACGGCCGTGGCAACTACAACATCGGCGTCAAGGAACAGATCATTTTTCCTGAAATCGAGTACGACAAGGTCGATGCCTTGCGTGGTCTCAATATCAGCATCACGACGACGGCCAAGACCGATGAAGAAGCCAAGGCGCTTCTCGCTGGTTTCCGTTTCCCGTTCAAGAACTGA
- the rpsN gene encoding 30S ribosomal protein S14, translating into MAKQSLIQRELKRDKLVAKFAAKHAELKAASNDVKKTDEERAAARLGLQKLPRNANPTRQRNRCAITGRPRGTFRQFGLARAKIRELAFAGDIPGVTKASW; encoded by the coding sequence GTGGCTAAACAATCTTTGATCCAGCGCGAACTCAAGCGCGACAAGCTGGTTGCCAAGTTCGCTGCGAAGCATGCAGAACTGAAGGCAGCTTCCAACGACGTGAAGAAGACCGACGAAGAGCGTGCAGCTGCCCGCCTGGGTCTGCAAAAGCTTCCGCGCAACGCGAATCCGACCCGCCAACGCAACCGTTGCGCGATCACCGGTCGTCCGCGCGGTACCTTCCGTCAATTCGGTCTGGCTCGCGCCAAGATCCGTGAACTGGCTTTCGCTGGTGACATCCCCGGTGTCACCAAGGCCAGCTGGTAA
- the rpmD gene encoding 50S ribosomal protein L30 produces MTTQQQTLKVQLVKSPIGTKESHRATVRGLGLRKINSVSELQDTPAVRGMINKISYLVKVL; encoded by the coding sequence ATGACGACGCAACAACAAACCCTCAAGGTGCAATTGGTCAAGAGCCCGATTGGCACCAAGGAATCGCATCGCGCGACCGTGCGTGGCCTCGGCCTGCGCAAGATCAACAGCGTGAGCGAGCTGCAAGACACCCCGGCGGTGCGCGGCATGATCAACAAGATCAGTTATCTGGTCAAAGTTCTGTAA
- the rpsE gene encoding 30S ribosomal protein S5: MAKIQARTQNEGPEDGLREKMIAINRVTKVVKGGRILGFAALTVVGDGEGRVGMGKGKSKEVPAAVQKAMEEARRNLAKISIKNGTLHHRVTGHHGAASVVMIPAPKGTGIIAGGPMRAVFEVMGITDIVAKSHGSSNPYNMVRATLDGLKNSTTASAVAAKRGLTVEEIFA, encoded by the coding sequence ATGGCAAAGATTCAAGCAAGAACGCAGAACGAAGGCCCTGAAGACGGTTTGCGCGAGAAGATGATCGCGATCAACCGCGTCACCAAGGTGGTGAAGGGTGGTCGTATCCTCGGTTTCGCAGCACTCACCGTGGTGGGCGACGGCGAAGGCCGCGTCGGCATGGGCAAGGGCAAGTCGAAGGAAGTGCCTGCTGCCGTGCAGAAGGCAATGGAAGAAGCCCGTCGCAACCTGGCCAAGATCTCGATCAAGAACGGCACGCTGCATCACCGCGTGACGGGTCACCATGGCGCCGCTTCGGTCGTCATGATTCCCGCCCCGAAGGGTACCGGCATCATCGCTGGCGGCCCGATGCGCGCTGTTTTCGAAGTCATGGGCATCACCGACATCGTGGCCAAGAGCCATGGTTCGTCGAATCCCTACAACATGGTTCGCGCCACGCTCGACGGGTTGAAGAACTCGACGACCGCGTCCGCAGTGGCTGCCAAGCGTGGCCTGACCGTCGAAGAAATCTTCGCTTGA
- the rplO gene encoding 50S ribosomal protein L15, translating to MELNGIKPAAGAKHAKRRVGRGIGSGIGKTAGRGHKGQKSRAGGFHKVGFEGGQMPLQRRLPKRGFKSHLLKFNAEVTLTALEQLGLAEVDVLALKQAGLVGQLAKVVKIIKTGELTKAVKLTGVGATAGAKAAIEAAGGSIA from the coding sequence ATGGAACTCAATGGCATCAAGCCGGCAGCCGGCGCCAAGCACGCGAAGCGTCGCGTCGGCCGTGGTATCGGCTCCGGCATCGGCAAGACCGCGGGTCGCGGTCACAAGGGTCAGAAGTCGCGCGCTGGCGGTTTCCACAAGGTCGGTTTCGAAGGCGGCCAAATGCCGCTGCAACGTCGCCTGCCCAAGCGTGGTTTCAAGTCGCACCTGCTGAAGTTCAACGCTGAAGTCACGCTGACTGCCCTCGAGCAGCTCGGCCTGGCCGAAGTGGATGTCCTGGCGCTCAAGCAAGCCGGCCTCGTGGGCCAGCTCGCCAAGGTCGTCAAGATCATCAAGACCGGTGAACTCACCAAAGCCGTCAAGCTGACGGGCGTGGGCGCAACCGCTGGTGCCAAGGCTGCGATCGAAGCAGCCGGCGGCAGCATCGCCTGA
- the rpsH gene encoding 30S ribosomal protein S8, with product MSMSDPIADLLTRIRNAQMVAKPTVSVPSSKVKIAIAQVLKDEGYIDGFQVKTEAGKSELEIVLKYYAGRPVIERIERVSRPGLRVYKASASIPQVQNGLGVAIVTTPQGVMTDRKARATGVGGEVLCYVA from the coding sequence ATGAGCATGAGTGATCCCATTGCCGACCTGCTGACGCGTATTCGTAACGCGCAGATGGTGGCGAAGCCCACTGTGTCGGTCCCCTCTTCCAAGGTGAAGATCGCGATCGCACAAGTCCTGAAGGACGAAGGCTACATCGACGGTTTCCAAGTCAAGACCGAAGCTGGCAAGAGCGAGCTTGAAATTGTCCTGAAGTACTACGCTGGCCGTCCGGTCATCGAGCGCATCGAGCGCGTGAGCCGCCCTGGCCTGCGCGTCTACAAGGCCAGTGCTTCCATTCCGCAAGTCCAGAACGGCCTCGGCGTTGCGATCGTCACGACCCCCCAGGGCGTGATGACCGACCGCAAGGCACGCGCTACCGGTGTCGGTGGCGAAGTCCTGTGCTACGTCGCCTAA
- a CDS encoding Dps family protein: MAKASKKSSSPSSAGKVPKKGGAVVAQESGSRNAPIINIGIERQDRAAIAEGLSRVLADTYTLYLTTHNFHWNVTGPHFNSLHAMFMGQYTELWTSTDVLAERIRALGHYAPGSYAEFSKIATVPDVPQTPPKAMEMVRILVKGHETVSRIAREFIPVAEEAGDDPTADMLTARCTVHDQTAWMLRSLLED; this comes from the coding sequence ATGGCCAAAGCCTCGAAGAAATCGTCGTCTCCTTCCTCCGCCGGCAAGGTGCCCAAGAAGGGTGGCGCCGTGGTCGCGCAGGAGTCCGGCAGCCGCAACGCGCCGATCATCAACATCGGCATCGAACGCCAGGACCGCGCGGCCATTGCCGAAGGCCTGAGCCGCGTGCTGGCCGATACCTACACGCTGTACCTCACGACGCACAACTTCCACTGGAACGTGACGGGCCCGCATTTCAACTCGCTGCACGCGATGTTCATGGGCCAGTACACCGAGCTGTGGACCTCCACCGACGTGCTCGCGGAACGCATCCGCGCCCTTGGCCACTACGCGCCGGGTTCGTACGCCGAGTTCAGCAAGATCGCCACCGTGCCCGACGTGCCGCAGACACCGCCCAAGGCCATGGAGATGGTGCGCATCCTGGTGAAGGGCCATGAAACCGTGTCGCGCATCGCGCGTGAATTCATCCCCGTGGCCGAGGAAGCCGGCGACGATCCGACGGCCGACATGCTGACCGCGCGCTGCACGGTGCACGACCAGACGGCCTGGATGCTGCGTTCGCTTCTGGAAGACTGA
- the secY gene encoding preprotein translocase subunit SecY, which yields MATNAATIAKTGKFGDLRRRLVFLLLALVVYRVGAHIPVPGINPDQLAALFQGQQGGILSLFNMFSGGALSRFTVFALGIMPYISASIIMQLMTYVLPTFEQLKKEGEAGRRKITQYTRYGALGLALFQSFSIAVALESSAGLVIAPGFGFRLTAMVSLTAGSMFLMWLGEQITERGLGNGISILIFAGIAAGLPNAIGGLASLVTTGAMNPIIALFIIAVVVLVTYFVVFVERGQRKILVNYARRQVGNKVYGGQSSHLPLKLNMAGVIPPIFASSIILLPATVVGWFSTGEGGFRWIKDIAGALRPGEPIYVLLYAAAIVFFCFFYTALVFNSKETADNLKKSGAFIPGIRPGDQTARYIDKILVRLTLAGAVYITFVCLLPEFLILKYNVPFYFGGTSLLIIVVVTMDFMAQVQNYMMSQQYESLLKKANFKTS from the coding sequence GTGGCAACTAACGCGGCAACGATCGCAAAAACAGGCAAATTCGGCGACCTCCGTCGTCGGCTCGTCTTTTTGCTGCTCGCGCTCGTGGTCTATCGGGTCGGCGCGCACATTCCTGTGCCGGGTATCAACCCGGACCAGCTGGCAGCGTTGTTCCAGGGCCAGCAGGGCGGCATTCTGAGCCTGTTCAACATGTTCTCGGGCGGGGCGCTGTCGCGCTTCACCGTGTTCGCGTTGGGGATCATGCCGTACATCTCGGCGTCGATCATCATGCAGTTGATGACCTACGTGCTTCCGACCTTCGAGCAATTGAAGAAGGAAGGCGAGGCCGGTCGCCGCAAGATCACGCAGTACACGCGCTACGGCGCGCTGGGTCTGGCACTGTTCCAGTCGTTCAGCATTGCAGTGGCTCTCGAATCGTCGGCTGGTCTGGTCATCGCCCCCGGTTTTGGCTTCCGCCTGACCGCCATGGTGAGTCTGACGGCTGGTTCGATGTTCCTGATGTGGCTCGGCGAGCAGATCACCGAACGCGGTCTGGGCAATGGCATCTCGATCCTGATCTTTGCAGGTATCGCGGCTGGCTTGCCCAACGCCATCGGTGGCTTGGCTTCGCTGGTGACGACTGGTGCAATGAATCCGATCATTGCGCTCTTCATCATCGCGGTCGTGGTGCTGGTCACCTACTTCGTGGTGTTCGTCGAACGCGGTCAGCGCAAGATCCTCGTGAACTATGCGCGGCGCCAGGTCGGCAACAAGGTCTACGGCGGCCAGTCGTCGCACCTGCCCTTGAAGCTGAACATGGCTGGTGTGATTCCGCCGATCTTCGCTTCGTCGATCATCCTGCTGCCCGCAACGGTGGTTGGCTGGTTCAGCACCGGTGAAGGTGGCTTCCGCTGGATCAAGGACATTGCCGGCGCTCTGCGTCCGGGTGAGCCGATCTACGTGCTGCTGTATGCCGCTGCGATCGTTTTCTTCTGCTTCTTCTACACGGCACTCGTGTTCAACAGCAAGGAAACGGCCGACAACCTGAAGAAGAGTGGTGCATTCATTCCTGGCATTCGCCCGGGTGATCAGACCGCTCGCTATATCGACAAGATTCTGGTTCGCCTGACGTTGGCCGGCGCGGTGTATATCACCTTCGTCTGCCTGCTGCCCGAGTTCCTGATCCTGAAGTACAACGTGCCGTTCTACTTCGGTGGTACCTCCCTGCTGATCATCGTGGTTGTCACGATGGACTTCATGGCCCAGGTGCAAAACTACATGATGTCTCAGCAGTACGAATCGCTGCTGAAGAAGGCCAACTTCAAGACATCGTAG
- the rpsM gene encoding 30S ribosomal protein S13, translating into MARIAGINIPPHKHAEIGLTAIFGIGRTRARQICEASGIEYSKKIKDLTDGDLEKIRDQIALFTIEGDLRRETTMNIKRLMDIGCYRGFRHRRGLPMRGQRTRTNARTRKGPRKAAQSLKK; encoded by the coding sequence ATGGCACGTATTGCTGGCATCAACATCCCGCCGCACAAGCACGCTGAAATCGGCCTGACCGCCATTTTCGGTATCGGACGCACCCGCGCCCGTCAAATCTGCGAAGCGAGCGGCATCGAATATTCGAAGAAGATCAAAGATCTGACCGACGGCGATCTCGAGAAGATCCGTGACCAGATCGCTCTGTTCACGATCGAAGGCGATCTGCGTCGCGAGACGACGATGAACATCAAGCGTTTGATGGACATCGGTTGCTATCGCGGCTTCCGTCACCGTCGCGGCCTGCCGATGCGCGGCCAGCGCACGCGCACCAATGCCCGCACCCGCAAGGGTCCGCGCAAGGCCGCGCAGTCCCTGAAGAAATAA
- the proC gene encoding pyrroline-5-carboxylate reductase: MTIAVTFLPRTAPSPLPPIAFIGGGNMASAIIGGLIQQGAPADAFEVVEPFEEARTKLAQSFGIVAKAEAGESLSRCAVVVWAVKPQTFADATKPVRANASQALHLSVAAGIPSDSITRWLGTERVVRAMPNTPALVGKGMTGLFARPAVASADKALVTQLLTPTGELIWVDAEPALDAVTAMSGSGPAYVFYFIEAMTEAGVEMGLTPDQAQRLAIGTFTGASALAHSATEPPSVLRERVTSKGGTTYAAITSLQGADVKAQFKTAIRAAQKRAAELGEEFGRG, translated from the coding sequence ATGACCATCGCCGTGACCTTCCTGCCCCGCACCGCCCCCTCGCCACTGCCGCCCATCGCCTTCATCGGCGGCGGCAACATGGCCAGCGCCATCATTGGCGGACTGATCCAGCAAGGCGCCCCGGCGGACGCGTTCGAGGTGGTCGAGCCCTTCGAGGAGGCCCGCACGAAGCTGGCGCAGTCTTTCGGCATCGTGGCGAAGGCCGAGGCTGGCGAGAGCCTGTCGCGCTGCGCTGTCGTGGTGTGGGCGGTGAAGCCCCAGACCTTCGCCGATGCCACCAAGCCCGTGCGCGCCAATGCCTCGCAGGCCTTGCACCTGAGCGTGGCCGCGGGCATTCCGTCCGACAGCATCACCCGCTGGCTCGGCACCGAGCGCGTGGTGCGCGCCATGCCCAACACGCCCGCGCTGGTGGGCAAGGGCATGACCGGCCTCTTTGCCCGGCCCGCCGTCGCGAGCGCCGACAAGGCGCTGGTCACTCAGTTGCTGACCCCCACCGGCGAACTGATCTGGGTCGACGCCGAGCCCGCGCTCGACGCAGTGACGGCAATGTCGGGCTCGGGCCCGGCCTATGTGTTCTATTTCATCGAGGCCATGACCGAAGCCGGCGTCGAGATGGGCCTCACGCCCGACCAGGCCCAGCGCCTGGCCATCGGCACCTTCACCGGCGCCTCTGCCCTCGCGCACAGCGCGACCGAGCCGCCCTCGGTGCTGCGCGAGCGCGTGACCTCCAAGGGGGGCACCACCTATGCGGCCATCACCTCGCTGCAGGGCGCGGACGTCAAGGCGCAGTTCAAGACCGCAATCCGCGCGGCACAGAAGCGGGCGGCCGAACTGGGCGAAGAATTCGGCCGCGGCTGA
- the ubiA gene encoding 4-hydroxybenzoate octaprenyltransferase: MLARRFALYLDLIRWNRPAGWLLLLWPTLGALWFAADGWPGWHLIVVFTLGTFLMRSAGCCVNDVADREFDRHVKRTAQRPVTSGAMSVKEALGLGVVLALVSFGLVLTTNRTAVLWSFAALAITLIYPFAKRFVSIPQAVLGIAFSFGIPMAFAAVQSMVPWFAWWLLAGNLFWVLAYDTEYAMVDRDDDLRIGMKTSAITFGRFDVAAVMLSYAIFLAIWIWAGASRSLGMLFYVGIVGAVAQAFWHWRLIRERTREGCFKAFRENHWLGFAVFVGIVAGYAIR, translated from the coding sequence ATGCTTGCCCGTCGTTTTGCGCTCTACCTCGACCTGATCCGCTGGAACCGCCCCGCCGGCTGGCTGTTGCTGCTGTGGCCCACGCTGGGCGCGCTCTGGTTTGCCGCCGATGGCTGGCCGGGCTGGCACCTGATCGTGGTGTTCACGCTCGGCACTTTCCTCATGCGCAGCGCCGGCTGCTGCGTGAACGACGTGGCCGATCGCGAGTTCGACCGCCATGTGAAGCGCACCGCCCAGCGCCCGGTGACCAGCGGCGCGATGTCGGTCAAGGAAGCATTGGGCCTCGGCGTGGTGCTGGCGCTGGTGTCCTTCGGGCTCGTGCTCACGACCAACCGCACGGCGGTGCTGTGGTCATTCGCGGCGCTGGCGATCACGCTGATCTATCCCTTCGCCAAGCGCTTCGTGTCGATCCCGCAGGCGGTGCTGGGCATTGCCTTCAGCTTCGGCATTCCGATGGCGTTTGCGGCGGTGCAGTCGATGGTGCCGTGGTTTGCCTGGTGGCTGCTCGCGGGCAACCTGTTCTGGGTGCTGGCCTACGACACCGAATACGCGATGGTCGACCGCGACGACGACCTGCGGATCGGCATGAAGACCTCGGCCATCACCTTCGGCCGCTTCGACGTGGCGGCGGTGATGCTGAGCTACGCGATCTTCCTGGCGATCTGGATCTGGGCCGGTGCCAGCCGCTCGCTGGGCATGCTGTTTTACGTGGGGATCGTCGGGGCCGTGGCACAGGCGTTCTGGCACTGGCGCTTGATCCGCGAGCGCACACGCGAGGGCTGTTTCAAGGCTTTCCGCGAGAACCATTGGCTGGGCTTCGCGGTGTTCGTCGGCATCGTGGCCGGCTACGCGATTCGTTGA
- the rplR gene encoding 50S ribosomal protein L18 codes for MLTKKAQRLRRSRQTRIRIATQGVARLTVNRTNLHIYATVISDDGTKVIATASTAEAEVRTSLGGSGKGGNAAAATAVGKRIAEKAKAAGVEKVAFDRAGFAYHGRVKALAEAAREAGLQF; via the coding sequence ATGTTGACCAAAAAAGCACAGCGCCTTCGCCGCTCGCGCCAGACCCGCATTCGCATCGCGACGCAGGGTGTGGCCCGTCTGACGGTGAACCGTACCAATCTGCACATCTATGCCACCGTCATCTCCGACGACGGCACCAAGGTGATTGCAACCGCATCGACGGCAGAAGCCGAAGTGCGTACCTCGCTCGGCGGTTCGGGCAAGGGCGGCAATGCCGCTGCAGCCACCGCCGTCGGCAAGCGCATCGCTGAAAAAGCGAAGGCTGCCGGCGTCGAGAAGGTCGCCTTCGACCGCGCAGGTTTCGCATACCACGGCCGCGTCAAGGCGCTGGCCGAGGCGGCTCGCGAAGCCGGTCTGCAGTTCTAA
- a CDS encoding MaoC/PaaZ C-terminal domain-containing protein produces the protein MLERLTQKIGQEGLSEWHLITQEMVDRYAVLSGDGEGEWIHLDPERAARETDYGGTIVPGFFQVSHLIRLTGEAMRTLLPFDSNHALNYGFDRLRFVRPMPVGARFRARVRIAEVTPKPGDSFLLKEEVWLELEDGTVTLAAEWLFFLGPRALPA, from the coding sequence ATGCTGGAACGACTGACGCAGAAGATCGGCCAGGAAGGCCTGTCCGAATGGCATCTCATCACGCAGGAGATGGTCGACCGCTACGCGGTGCTGTCCGGCGACGGTGAAGGCGAGTGGATCCACCTGGACCCGGAGCGCGCTGCGCGCGAGACGGATTACGGGGGCACGATCGTGCCGGGCTTCTTCCAGGTGTCGCACCTGATCCGCCTGACCGGCGAGGCCATGCGCACGCTGCTGCCCTTCGACTCGAACCACGCGCTGAACTATGGCTTTGATCGCCTGCGCTTCGTCAGGCCGATGCCGGTGGGGGCGCGTTTTCGGGCGCGTGTGCGCATTGCCGAAGTAACGCCTAAGCCCGGCGACAGCTTTCTGCTGAAGGAAGAGGTGTGGCTCGAACTGGAAGACGGCACCGTCACGCTGGCTGCCGAGTGGCTGTTCTTCCTCGGGCCCCGCGCGCTGCCGGCCTGA
- the rplN gene encoding 50S ribosomal protein L14, giving the protein MIQTESRLEVADNTGAKSVLCIKVLGGSKRRYASVGDVIKVSIKECAPRGRVKKGEIYSAVVVRTAKGIRRADGSLVKFDGNAAVLLNAKLEPIGTRIFGPVTRELRTEKFMKIVSLAPEVL; this is encoded by the coding sequence ATGATCCAAACTGAATCCCGGCTCGAAGTGGCCGACAACACGGGCGCGAAATCCGTCCTGTGTATCAAGGTGCTCGGTGGCTCCAAGCGGCGTTATGCCAGCGTGGGCGACGTCATCAAGGTCAGCATCAAGGAATGTGCTCCACGTGGTCGCGTCAAAAAGGGCGAGATCTACAGTGCAGTGGTGGTTCGCACCGCCAAGGGCATCCGTCGTGCTGACGGCTCGCTCGTGAAATTCGACGGCAACGCAGCAGTGTTGCTCAACGCCAAGCTGGAGCCTATCGGCACCCGCATCTTCGGACCGGTGACGCGCGAGCTGCGCACCGAAAAGTTCATGAAGATCGTGTCGCTGGCTCCTGAAGTTCTGTAA
- the rpmJ gene encoding 50S ribosomal protein L36 has protein sequence MRVSASVKTICRNCKVIRRKGVVRVICTDPRHKQRQG, from the coding sequence ATGAGAGTTTCGGCTTCGGTCAAAACCATCTGCCGTAATTGCAAGGTCATCCGCCGTAAAGGTGTGGTGCGTGTGATTTGCACCGACCCGCGCCACAAGCAGCGCCAGGGTTGA
- the rplX gene encoding 50S ribosomal protein L24, with protein sequence MNKIRKGDQVIVLAGRDKGKRGTVTLRKDDSHIVIDGLNLVKKHTKPNPLKGTTGGIVEKSMPIHQSNVAVFNAATGKADRVGIKITQGADGKRVAVRVFKSSGDEIKFA encoded by the coding sequence ATGAACAAGATTCGCAAAGGCGACCAGGTCATCGTGTTGGCCGGTCGTGACAAGGGCAAGCGCGGCACCGTCACGCTTCGCAAGGACGATTCGCACATCGTCATCGACGGTCTGAACCTCGTCAAGAAGCACACCAAGCCGAACCCGCTCAAGGGTACGACTGGTGGCATCGTCGAGAAGTCCATGCCTATTCACCAATCCAACGTGGCGGTCTTCAATGCCGCGACCGGCAAGGCCGATCGCGTGGGCATCAAGATCACCCAGGGTGCTGACGGCAAGCGCGTGGCTGTTCGCGTCTTCAAGTCGAGCGGCGACGAAATCAAGTTCGCCTAA
- a CDS encoding esterase-like activity of phytase family protein: MRRRLLAGGAGLLALGLAGCGSATPHPDPGRLRRIAEARWPHRLSIEGTTAGGLSGIDYDPARGEYLLISDDRSDLAPVRYYVARWPQPEAAPPAPTGVVLLQRPGGGPWPGRRQAVDGLPIPDPEALRLRPATDTLLWTSEGDIARGFGPALYESARDGRFLREFAMPAMFTPDPAQRRGPRDNLTFEGVTLTPDGRFAWLGMENALIQDGPVPTTGAPGGPCRFTQLDLETGKVTRQIAYVPDAIPLRPLVPGTYADNGVSEILMLDAHRMLVLERAYAAGTGNSLRLYEMDTRVASDVLAVDALAPGNHRPAAKTLVADFAALGLSRLDNTEGMCWGPLLPNGKRMLVVVSDDNFNPLQVTQFAAFEYTDRP; this comes from the coding sequence ATGCGCCGGCGCCTCCTGGCGGGCGGCGCCGGGCTGCTGGCGCTGGGCCTGGCTGGTTGCGGGAGCGCCACCCCGCATCCGGACCCCGGCCGGCTACGGCGCATTGCGGAAGCGCGATGGCCACACCGCCTATCTATAGAGGGCACCACGGCCGGGGGCCTCTCGGGCATCGACTACGACCCAGCGCGAGGTGAGTACCTGCTCATCAGCGATGACCGGTCAGACCTTGCGCCTGTCCGCTACTACGTCGCCCGCTGGCCTCAGCCAGAGGCCGCACCACCCGCTCCCACGGGCGTGGTGTTGTTGCAACGCCCAGGCGGCGGCCCCTGGCCCGGTCGACGCCAGGCTGTCGACGGACTCCCGATCCCAGACCCCGAAGCCCTGCGCCTGCGCCCCGCCACCGACACCCTGCTCTGGACCAGCGAAGGCGACATCGCCCGCGGTTTCGGCCCCGCGCTGTATGAGTCGGCGCGCGATGGCCGTTTCCTGCGTGAATTCGCCATGCCCGCGATGTTCACCCCCGATCCCGCACAGCGCCGCGGGCCGCGCGACAACCTGACTTTCGAGGGCGTGACCCTCACGCCCGACGGCCGCTTCGCCTGGCTGGGAATGGAAAACGCCCTGATCCAGGACGGCCCCGTGCCGACCACCGGCGCACCGGGCGGCCCCTGCCGCTTCACCCAGCTCGACCTGGAGACCGGCAAGGTCACCCGCCAGATCGCCTATGTGCCGGACGCCATCCCGCTGCGGCCGCTGGTCCCTGGCACCTACGCCGACAACGGCGTGAGCGAGATCCTGATGCTCGACGCCCACCGCATGCTGGTGCTGGAGCGCGCCTACGCCGCCGGCACGGGCAATTCGCTGCGCCTCTATGAAATGGACACCCGCGTGGCCAGCGACGTGCTGGCCGTCGATGCGCTGGCACCCGGCAACCATCGGCCCGCCGCCAAGACCCTGGTGGCCGACTTCGCCGCGCTGGGCCTGTCCCGCCTCGACAACACCGAAGGCATGTGCTGGGGCCCCTTACTGCCCAATGGCAAGCGCATGCTCGTGGTCGTGAGCGACGACAATTTCAATCCCCTGCAAGTCACCCAGTTCGCAGCCTTCGAATACACCGACCGACCATGA